One Chryseobacterium indoltheticum DNA segment encodes these proteins:
- a CDS encoding protease complex subunit PrcB family protein produces MKKHLLLLLCSIFFVTISCRNNHDDEPLENKNQINFQLIGKGNLTGNYAAQQNTVITNTTQWNNFLSQIDGQNNHPSAGFTETNIDFNQFMVIVVIDAVYPNGGHSVDIITVEENPQNIEIDVEKLLQGNVTTVVTQPYHIVKIPKILKPVIFS; encoded by the coding sequence ATGAAAAAACATTTACTCCTTTTACTATGTTCCATCTTTTTTGTTACGATTTCCTGTCGTAATAATCATGATGATGAACCATTGGAGAATAAAAACCAAATTAATTTTCAGTTGATTGGAAAAGGAAATTTGACGGGAAATTACGCTGCCCAACAAAATACAGTGATTACAAACACAACACAATGGAATAACTTTCTAAGTCAAATAGACGGTCAAAACAATCATCCTTCGGCAGGTTTTACAGAAACAAATATCGATTTTAATCAGTTTATGGTAATTGTTGTTATTGATGCAGTTTATCCAAACGGTGGACATTCCGTTGATATTATAACCGTTGAAGAAAATCCGCAAAATATTGAGATTGATGTTGAAAAATTACTTCAGGGAAACGTAACAACAGTTGTCACCCAACCTTATCACATTGTGAAAATACCTAAAATTTTAAAACCTGTGATATTTAGTTAA
- a CDS encoding protease complex subunit PrcB family protein, with product MKKHLIILLYSVLFIVTSCRNDDENIENKNQINFQLIGKGNLIGNYVNPQNTIITNSIQWNNFLNQIDSTTYQTSASFITTYIDFNEFIVIVVVDETYPSGGHSIEITKIEEYPKYITINVEKSLKGNVTSFITQPYHIVKIPKTAKSLIFN from the coding sequence ATGAAAAAACATTTAATTATTCTGTTATATTCCGTATTATTCATTGTAACTTCATGTCGTAATGATGATGAAAACATTGAGAATAAAAATCAAATTAACTTTCAATTGATTGGAAAAGGAAATTTGATAGGAAATTATGTTAATCCTCAAAACACTATTATTACAAACTCTATACAATGGAATAATTTTCTTAATCAAATAGACAGCACAACTTATCAAACTTCTGCTAGTTTTATCACAACTTATATTGATTTTAACGAATTTATAGTTATCGTTGTAGTAGATGAAACGTATCCAAGCGGTGGACACTCAATCGAGATTACAAAAATAGAAGAATACCCTAAGTATATTACTATCAATGTAGAAAAATCATTAAAGGGGAACGTCACATCTTTTATCACTCAGCCTTATCATATTGTGAAAATTCCTAAAACCGCTAAATCTTTAATATTTAATTAA
- a CDS encoding 1-acyl-sn-glycerol-3-phosphate acyltransferase produces MKKLIGSLMLKILGWKVVLQGDVSNLDRCILVVAPHTHNMEYLLGNLAYWKLGKKLKIIIKDAHTKAWYGSVVRGLGGIGIDRSQKNDLINFVANEFKKDDFSLVITPEGTRSWVPKWRKGFYHMALAAKVPIVLAAGDFKRNIVYLGYQIPYERLETASFAEVMKEIQDYYIKNDIGPKIPANWNPNIMGNDVEEVRS; encoded by the coding sequence ATGAAAAAGCTAATAGGTAGTCTAATGCTAAAAATTCTGGGTTGGAAAGTCGTTCTGCAGGGCGATGTAAGCAATCTAGACCGTTGCATTCTTGTTGTTGCACCACACACCCATAATATGGAATATCTATTGGGAAACTTAGCCTACTGGAAATTAGGAAAAAAACTTAAAATTATCATTAAAGACGCTCATACTAAAGCCTGGTACGGTTCAGTAGTAAGAGGTTTAGGTGGAATCGGTATCGACAGAAGTCAGAAAAACGATCTTATTAATTTTGTGGCTAATGAGTTCAAAAAAGATGATTTCAGCTTAGTGATTACACCGGAAGGTACAAGAAGCTGGGTTCCGAAATGGAGAAAAGGTTTTTACCACATGGCTTTAGCAGCAAAAGTTCCTATTGTTTTGGCAGCGGGTGATTTTAAAAGAAATATTGTTTACTTAGGTTATCAAATTCCTTACGAGAGATTGGAAACGGCAAGTTTTGCTGAAGTAATGAAGGAAATTCAGGATTATTATATTAAAAATGATATCGGTCCAAAAATTCCGGCAAACTGGAATCCGAATATTATGGGAAATGACGTTGAAGAAGTTAGGAGTTAG
- a CDS encoding BatD family protein, with the protein MKQKIIYAIFTLISVISYGQVQLSMKSDKTDYNGKEVVNLTIVLELNGNNLEQKSKIMLPDLSKFNMIGSGSFNQIVNDSDTNTAIDQYITRIALEPKQKGKVRIGSVLVNVNNKIYKTEPFDIFIKDIEKKPVANLANDVYLNMEIEDREVYQDQPTIAVLRVYSKNIDNLRRVKNIRLPQQENLNVHAVSLKRSEIDPSGYANMASQVLAVFMVFPNESGYVEVPSVSASVNTFSTKSKIASNKVRLNVKKLPEGSPQSFKNAVGNFKVDIYCPTKEKIEAKKPVNVTVKVSGEGNLADMNLPKIEESPDYEIFAPKITSRLNPGLTGMKGEILAKYILIPKKAGELIVKTEAFAFFNPAEKEYVNLGQEKLGLTAFSHDQVLEARSTVEKVNEYTNTFLETVDSPVLKTTSFKVKEKSKFNWNVLFVNIAILIGLFIAYILFKYWQKKQTIIKEKPTPKPLGSVAETEKEIRESLNTDISDYFAYLENLKISGDYPKFFETFDEMDAEVRNQYFQSSKEDFKVFLERQNGSSVAESYQELLQKVQIEKYSPITSEDSINDLLKDIVKLYSLISK; encoded by the coding sequence ATGAAACAAAAAATTATTTACGCAATATTTACCCTCATATCTGTAATTTCTTACGGACAGGTACAGCTGTCTATGAAATCTGATAAAACGGATTACAACGGTAAAGAAGTCGTAAATCTTACGATTGTTTTAGAACTAAATGGAAATAATCTGGAGCAGAAGAGTAAAATCATGCTTCCGGATCTGTCGAAGTTTAATATGATCGGTAGCGGATCATTCAATCAAATCGTTAACGACTCCGATACAAACACGGCAATCGATCAATATATCACGAGAATTGCGCTTGAGCCCAAACAAAAAGGGAAAGTAAGAATTGGTTCTGTCTTGGTAAACGTCAATAATAAAATCTATAAAACTGAACCTTTTGACATTTTCATAAAAGATATTGAGAAAAAACCAGTCGCAAATCTTGCCAACGATGTTTATCTCAATATGGAAATTGAGGATCGCGAAGTGTATCAGGATCAGCCTACAATAGCTGTTTTGCGTGTTTATTCCAAAAATATCGACAACCTTAGAAGAGTAAAAAATATAAGGCTTCCACAGCAGGAAAACCTCAATGTACATGCAGTAAGTTTAAAAAGATCAGAGATAGATCCTTCCGGTTACGCCAATATGGCATCACAGGTTTTGGCTGTTTTTATGGTGTTTCCAAACGAGTCGGGTTACGTAGAAGTTCCTTCGGTTTCTGCTTCGGTAAATACTTTTTCTACCAAAAGCAAGATAGCTTCCAATAAAGTAAGGCTGAATGTAAAAAAACTTCCCGAAGGCTCACCTCAGTCTTTTAAAAATGCAGTAGGTAATTTTAAAGTGGATATTTATTGCCCGACAAAAGAAAAAATTGAAGCTAAAAAACCTGTTAATGTAACGGTGAAAGTATCTGGTGAAGGTAATCTTGCTGACATGAATCTTCCGAAAATTGAAGAATCTCCCGATTATGAAATTTTTGCGCCCAAAATTACTTCACGCTTAAATCCCGGTCTTACAGGAATGAAAGGGGAAATTTTGGCTAAATATATCTTGATTCCCAAAAAAGCAGGTGAACTGATCGTTAAAACAGAAGCTTTTGCTTTTTTCAATCCGGCGGAAAAAGAATATGTAAATCTTGGACAGGAAAAACTAGGTTTAACGGCCTTTTCGCATGATCAGGTTTTAGAAGCGAGATCTACCGTAGAAAAAGTAAATGAATATACCAATACCTTTCTGGAAACCGTTGACAGCCCAGTGTTGAAAACTACTTCTTTTAAAGTGAAAGAGAAAAGTAAATTCAACTGGAATGTGCTTTTTGTGAATATTGCTATATTAATTGGCTTATTCATCGCCTATATCTTGTTTAAATATTGGCAAAAAAAACAAACTATAATTAAAGAAAAGCCAACTCCGAAACCGCTGGGTTCTGTCGCTGAAACAGAAAAAGAAATCAGAGAAAGTTTAAACACAGATATCAGTGATTATTTTGCATATCTTGAAAATCTGAAAATTTCAGGTGATTATCCTAAGTTTTTTGAAACATTTGATGAAATGGATGCGGAAGTGAGAAATCAGTATTTTCAAAGTTCTAAAGAGGATTTTAAAGTATTCCTTGAAAGACAAAATGGAAGTTCTGTTGCTGAAAGCTATCAGGAATTGTTGCAAAAAGTGCAGATTGAGAAGTATTCTCCTATCACCTCAGAAGATTCTATAAACGATCTGTTAAAAGATATTGTTAAATTATATTCTCTTATTAGTAAATAA
- a CDS encoding RNA polymerase sigma factor: MQKLNWQTIYLNYSPKLLGICRRYITDLQNAEDIVQDSFMTAIQKNHQLKDEKAIFGWLKKIVVNNALQFIRKTNKDTFITTEPSEIPDTLTEMTTSVTDEKKHILAYDFTREELLKSIDSLPSHHKSVFNLYYIENYSHAEISSLLEIPVNTSKSHLMRAKKSIQSYLITHFVNNETPKNKTAQLLVFLGFGGLLWAQNFQSKFSDFVISPSKNFEIPSDINSNTISFSSTQNFWKEKAIIGTTFFIIIVGSILFFSPKNSLSKTFNSNITNFKPVENVVTIDQSNANISKELSSNKGLENVKPVQNSDVEINKDLKQENHSIKTKNLVYSKPITKKDSAETVSHKVIVVKKIIQRDTIFIER; this comes from the coding sequence ATGCAAAAACTCAACTGGCAAACAATCTATCTCAACTATTCCCCAAAACTTTTGGGGATTTGTCGCAGATATATCACCGATCTTCAGAATGCGGAAGATATTGTGCAGGACAGTTTTATGACAGCGATTCAGAAAAATCATCAGTTAAAAGACGAGAAGGCAATTTTTGGTTGGCTGAAAAAAATTGTTGTCAATAACGCATTACAGTTCATCAGAAAAACCAATAAAGACACCTTTATCACCACCGAACCATCAGAAATCCCAGATACATTGACCGAAATGACAACATCTGTAACCGACGAAAAAAAACACATTTTAGCATATGATTTTACGAGAGAAGAACTGTTGAAATCTATTGACAGTTTACCTTCACACCACAAATCGGTTTTCAATTTATATTATATCGAAAACTATTCTCACGCAGAAATTTCAAGTCTATTGGAAATTCCAGTCAATACATCAAAATCTCATTTGATGAGAGCTAAAAAATCGATTCAAAGCTATTTAATTACACATTTTGTCAACAATGAAACTCCGAAAAATAAAACGGCTCAGCTTTTAGTTTTTCTTGGATTTGGTGGCTTGTTGTGGGCTCAAAATTTTCAAAGTAAATTTTCGGATTTTGTTATTTCACCATCGAAAAATTTTGAAATTCCTTCTGATATTAATTCAAATACTATTTCGTTTTCATCAACCCAAAATTTTTGGAAAGAGAAAGCAATTATCGGAACTACTTTCTTCATTATTATCGTTGGTTCAATTTTATTTTTTAGTCCTAAAAATTCTTTAAGCAAAACATTTAATTCAAATATTACTAATTTTAAACCCGTTGAAAATGTTGTAACAATTGATCAAAGCAATGCAAATATTTCAAAAGAATTATCTTCAAATAAAGGTTTAGAAAATGTAAAACCGGTGCAAAACTCAGATGTAGAAATCAACAAAGATTTAAAGCAAGAAAATCATTCCATTAAAACAAAAAACTTAGTATATTCAAAGCCTATAACAAAAAAAGATTCTGCTGAAACTGTTTCTCACAAAGTGATTGTTGTAAAAAAAATAATTCAAAGAGATACTATTTTTATAGAAAGATAA
- a CDS encoding vWA domain-containing protein, which translates to MFDFEFYSPWFFLLFLVFIPLLFKDLSQKKRKGIKVPTTKKMNGSSGILPVLFLLKLSKYIILSALIIAMARPRTFSVSQDRDETKGIDIMLAVDVSLSMLSKDFEPDRYEVLKNIAVDFINKRPNDRFGLVKYKMEAFLKVPLTFDHDAVKEEIVNMNQREMVDGTSVGDGLAVAVNHLMKSKAKSKVVILMTDGVNSPVGNLFPPEIAAVLAKDNHIKVYCIGIGTNGYALMPVTYDEFGYIYDEREVSIDENMLREIAATTDGKYYRADSESKLQEIYAEINKLEKTDINVSRMYNYDEYFRLFLWIALGMLVFDAILRWVLYKFLS; encoded by the coding sequence ATGTTTGATTTTGAATTTTACAGTCCGTGGTTTTTTCTTTTATTTTTGGTATTTATTCCGCTTTTATTTAAAGATTTAAGTCAGAAAAAAAGAAAAGGGATTAAAGTTCCCACAACAAAAAAAATGAACGGAAGCAGTGGAATTCTTCCCGTGCTTTTCTTATTAAAACTATCAAAATATATCATTCTTTCTGCTTTAATCATTGCTATGGCAAGACCGAGAACGTTTTCGGTTTCGCAGGACAGGGATGAAACAAAAGGAATTGATATAATGCTTGCTGTAGACGTCTCACTGAGTATGTTGTCAAAAGATTTTGAGCCTGATCGCTATGAAGTGCTGAAAAATATTGCGGTAGACTTTATTAATAAACGACCTAATGACCGATTTGGTCTTGTAAAATATAAAATGGAGGCTTTTCTGAAAGTACCATTGACGTTTGATCATGATGCCGTAAAGGAAGAAATTGTAAACATGAATCAGCGTGAAATGGTAGACGGTACTTCTGTAGGAGACGGATTGGCGGTTGCTGTAAATCACCTGATGAAAAGTAAAGCAAAAAGCAAAGTGGTTATCCTGATGACTGACGGAGTAAACAGTCCTGTAGGGAATCTCTTTCCACCGGAGATTGCTGCTGTTCTCGCTAAAGATAATCATATAAAGGTATACTGTATAGGAATTGGAACAAACGGTTATGCTTTAATGCCCGTTACTTACGATGAGTTTGGATATATTTACGACGAAAGAGAAGTTTCTATTGATGAAAATATGCTGAGAGAGATTGCTGCAACCACAGACGGCAAATACTACAGAGCAGATTCTGAAAGTAAATTGCAGGAAATCTATGCTGAGATTAATAAGCTTGAAAAAACGGATATCAATGTTTCAAGAATGTACAATTATGACGAATATTTTAGACTTTTTCTCTGGATTGCTTTAGGAATGCTGGTTTTTGATGCTATTTTACGTTGGGTACTTTATAAATTTTTAAGCTGA
- a CDS encoding tetratricopeptide repeat protein produces MNTKIVFLALLFAFSFSSALFGQESYKTLVFEGNKKFNANDYDGASSKYMEAIKSNSGDFTAHYNLGNALYKRKMYQEAKEEYAKAEKLSQTLPDKAATLHNLGNTMMQMNQPDKAADYYKQSLKQDPYNEATRKNYEIAKLKQKEKERNDSKKDKSSGKNGGGEDKNKGEKGDSKNQQKDQGEGPQQNKGEENKPQGKGGEGKLPKELEKAILDSINGREKKTAKRILDEKSYSKPQSNEKDW; encoded by the coding sequence ATGAATACTAAAATTGTATTTTTAGCGTTATTGTTTGCTTTTTCGTTCTCAAGTGCATTATTTGGGCAGGAAAGTTATAAGACTTTAGTCTTTGAAGGCAACAAAAAATTTAATGCTAATGATTATGATGGCGCTTCTTCAAAGTATATGGAAGCTATAAAATCAAACTCTGGTGATTTTACAGCACACTATAATTTGGGAAATGCTCTGTACAAAAGAAAAATGTATCAGGAAGCGAAAGAAGAATATGCAAAAGCAGAAAAACTTTCTCAGACTTTACCGGATAAAGCGGCAACGCTTCACAATTTGGGAAACACAATGATGCAGATGAATCAGCCGGATAAAGCAGCTGATTATTACAAACAATCTCTGAAGCAAGATCCTTACAATGAGGCGACCAGAAAAAACTATGAGATTGCTAAGCTGAAGCAGAAAGAAAAAGAGAGAAACGACAGCAAGAAGGACAAAAGCTCCGGTAAAAACGGAGGCGGAGAAGATAAAAACAAAGGAGAGAAAGGAGATTCTAAAAATCAACAAAAGGATCAGGGTGAGGGTCCTCAACAAAATAAAGGTGAGGAAAACAAACCCCAAGGAAAAGGCGGCGAAGGCAAACTTCCAAAAGAATTAGAAAAAGCCATCCTTGATAGTATCAACGGCAGAGAGAAAAAAACTGCCAAAAGAATTTTAGACGAAAAATCTTATTCAAAGCCGCAAAGCAACGAGAAAGATTGGTGA
- a CDS encoding BatD family protein has protein sequence MKKIFLLLSFFICVNSFAQLLSSKLEKTTIALGEVNHFVIKIDNLKSSAVVTAPKDELLPFHFEEISDSISINANTYERKIEFAVYEEGVYKIPELEFKVGEKVLKTIPYEIEVINTALKEDQINDIMKNKEVDLEAIDYWQLYKWYVLAAIAFICLIFVIVMFVKYGRRRKSSPVVATNQTLKELDSLKKKKYIEEGNYRSFYVELIDISRKFITKQYRIPADILLTDDLIVLMKENNTISQDNEKIVEDVFLRGDLVKFAKTFPDKEVMEKDFAEIRAFVQRSSKDIEFENLRKDV, from the coding sequence TTGAAAAAAATATTTTTATTACTCTCATTCTTTATCTGTGTGAATTCTTTTGCACAGTTGCTTTCTTCTAAACTGGAGAAAACGACAATCGCTTTGGGAGAAGTTAATCATTTCGTTATAAAAATAGATAATCTTAAAAGTAGTGCTGTTGTTACAGCGCCAAAAGATGAGTTGCTACCTTTTCATTTTGAAGAAATTTCAGACAGCATCAGCATCAACGCCAATACGTACGAAAGAAAAATAGAATTTGCTGTTTATGAAGAAGGAGTTTATAAAATTCCGGAGCTTGAATTTAAAGTAGGGGAAAAGGTTTTAAAAACTATTCCTTACGAAATTGAAGTGATCAATACTGCGTTGAAAGAAGACCAGATTAATGACATTATGAAGAATAAGGAAGTTGATTTGGAAGCAATTGATTACTGGCAACTTTATAAATGGTATGTTTTGGCGGCAATCGCTTTTATCTGTTTGATTTTTGTCATTGTAATGTTTGTCAAATACGGAAGAAGACGCAAAAGTTCACCTGTTGTAGCGACAAATCAGACTTTAAAAGAATTAGATTCATTAAAGAAGAAAAAATATATCGAAGAAGGGAATTACCGGTCGTTTTATGTAGAGTTAATCGATATTTCAAGAAAATTTATAACTAAACAGTACCGAATTCCTGCAGATATTTTGCTGACGGACGATCTAATAGTTTTGATGAAAGAAAACAATACCATTTCGCAGGATAACGAAAAGATTGTAGAAGATGTTTTCTTACGAGGTGATTTGGTGAAATTTGCCAAAACATTTCCTGATAAAGAAGTGATGGAAAAAGATTTTGCCGAAATAAGAGCCTTTGTGCAACGCTCATCAAAGGATATAGAATTTGAAAACCTGAGAAAAGATGTTTGA
- a CDS encoding chorismate-binding protein yields the protein MIYFKFPFDEQLYSTDENSNTNSINFHSFNNAERIDIAGKIIKKNITEFENLKITSEILPKDESQFIAETQEEYLQKLEEVIQIIKENDLPKLVLSRRKILTGFTEINLKESFNNLCRNYPNAFKYLFFDGETSWMGAFSEVLGKFNKSTHEFETMSIAGTIPVSEEWTEKEIEEQKPVSSYIRNTLTKYATLSEVQESETYDHISGNIKHLKTDFKIKINPEDLDSIIKELHPTPAVCGIPKDFCREIIEKVEKFPRELYAGYIKIETEDYIQYFVNLRCARLYKNSVHLFVGGGITAQSNPKKEWQETELKSQAVLKNLVVI from the coding sequence ATGATCTATTTCAAATTTCCTTTTGACGAACAACTTTACTCTACGGACGAAAATTCTAACACTAATTCAATCAATTTTCACTCTTTTAATAATGCTGAAAGAATTGATATTGCCGGAAAAATCATTAAAAAAAACATTACGGAATTTGAAAATTTAAAAATCACTTCTGAAATTTTACCAAAAGATGAATCTCAGTTTATTGCAGAAACTCAAGAAGAATATTTGCAAAAACTGGAAGAAGTCATTCAAATAATCAAAGAAAATGATCTTCCGAAACTTGTTCTTTCCAGAAGAAAAATTTTAACTGGTTTTACTGAAATAAATTTAAAAGAAAGTTTCAACAACCTTTGTAGAAATTATCCTAATGCATTCAAATATCTGTTTTTCGATGGCGAAACCTCATGGATGGGTGCTTTTTCCGAAGTTTTAGGAAAATTCAATAAATCGACTCACGAATTTGAAACCATGAGTATTGCAGGAACAATTCCTGTGTCTGAAGAATGGACTGAAAAAGAGATTGAGGAACAGAAGCCTGTTTCATCTTACATTAGAAATACTTTAACGAAATATGCCACTCTGAGCGAAGTTCAGGAATCTGAAACGTACGATCATATTTCTGGAAATATCAAACATTTAAAAACTGATTTTAAAATAAAAATCAATCCTGAAGATTTAGATTCCATTATTAAGGAACTTCATCCGACGCCAGCAGTTTGTGGTATTCCAAAGGATTTTTGCAGAGAAATTATTGAAAAAGTTGAAAAATTCCCTCGTGAACTGTATGCAGGTTACATCAAGATTGAAACAGAAGATTACATACAATATTTTGTGAATTTACGTTGTGCAAGGTTATATAAAAACTCAGTTCATCTCTTTGTAGGTGGTGGAATTACCGCTCAAAGCAATCCTAAAAAAGAATGGCAGGAAACTGAGCTAAAATCTCAAGCTGTACTTAAAAATTTGGTTGTAATTTAA
- a CDS encoding PaaI family thioesterase, whose product MYTKDKTKEEILEFINNWGEETFAKTIGIHFIDIDIENETLTATMPVTPNIHQPFGIMHGGASCVLAETMGSSLSNIFIDGSKYFGVGTNINSNHLRSKKDGIVTAVARFIRKGKTMHVSEIEIRDEKGQLINHTTMTNTIINR is encoded by the coding sequence ATGTACACAAAAGATAAAACGAAAGAAGAAATATTAGAATTCATCAATAACTGGGGTGAAGAAACTTTTGCGAAAACGATTGGTATTCATTTTATCGATATTGATATTGAAAACGAAACGCTGACTGCAACAATGCCTGTTACACCAAACATCCATCAACCTTTCGGAATTATGCATGGTGGAGCGAGCTGTGTTTTAGCGGAAACAATGGGTTCTAGTCTTTCTAATATTTTTATTGACGGAAGCAAATATTTTGGGGTGGGAACCAACATTAATTCCAATCACTTAAGAAGCAAAAAAGATGGTATTGTGACTGCTGTAGCAAGATTTATCAGAAAAGGAAAAACGATGCACGTTTCCGAGATTGAAATTCGTGATGAAAAAGGTCAATTGATTAATCATACAACGATGACGAATACGATTATCAACCGATAA
- a CDS encoding vWA domain-containing protein: MGWYLGNYWYLLLLLLLSLLSFFLIRYLRWKKRKRELFAESKFHESLFEKNSGFLKIFPVLYFLAALFLVFSIIDLLSGSEKIQTKQKMNNVMFVLDVSNSMNAEDINPDRLTQAKNLIINTMHELKNDKIGIVIFAGEAVSIMPLTTDYSSVENYISDLDTDNITIQGTDFLLAMETTATKFKNINKGSRKVVLISDGEDNEGNDNAAIRLANKEGISITSVGVGTDEGAPVPVYKFGQLIGYKFDQNGETVISKRQTGALKKMAESTGGSYIDGNNMNDAPKRIADEINKKASGSSTTVNSQNANHYYQYFLGVSIFFFLMIFLFNPKRDFNV; this comes from the coding sequence ATGGGTTGGTATTTAGGAAATTACTGGTATCTTTTGTTATTGCTGCTTCTGTCGCTATTATCATTTTTTCTGATCCGTTATCTGCGTTGGAAAAAAAGAAAAAGAGAATTATTTGCAGAATCAAAATTTCACGAAAGTTTGTTTGAAAAGAATTCGGGATTTTTAAAAATATTCCCGGTACTTTATTTTCTGGCAGCACTTTTCTTGGTATTTTCAATCATTGATCTTTTAAGCGGAAGCGAAAAAATACAAACCAAGCAAAAGATGAACAATGTGATGTTTGTATTGGATGTTTCGAATTCTATGAACGCAGAAGACATTAATCCGGACCGCCTTACTCAGGCTAAAAATTTGATCATCAATACCATGCATGAGCTTAAAAACGATAAGATAGGCATCGTTATTTTTGCAGGTGAAGCAGTTTCTATAATGCCGTTAACGACAGATTATAGCTCGGTAGAAAACTATATTTCAGATTTAGATACAGATAATATAACGATTCAGGGAACAGATTTTCTTCTCGCAATGGAAACTACAGCAACCAAATTTAAAAATATAAATAAAGGTTCGAGAAAAGTAGTTTTAATAAGCGATGGTGAAGATAATGAAGGAAATGACAATGCAGCGATACGTTTGGCAAACAAAGAAGGAATAAGTATTACTTCCGTAGGTGTTGGTACTGATGAAGGTGCGCCGGTGCCGGTTTATAAGTTTGGACAGCTTATCGGGTACAAATTTGATCAGAATGGTGAAACTGTTATCTCTAAAAGACAAACCGGGGCTCTGAAAAAAATGGCAGAATCTACTGGCGGAAGTTATATTGATGGTAATAATATGAACGATGCTCCGAAAAGAATTGCTGATGAAATCAACAAAAAAGCATCAGGCAGCAGCACAACGGTCAATTCTCAGAATGCCAATCACTATTACCAATACTTTTTAGGCGTTTCTATATTTTTCTTTTTGATGATTTTTCTATTTAATCCTAAAAGAGATTTTAATGTTTAA
- a CDS encoding MarC family protein: protein MEVFNSFSFKEVITSFMVLFAVIDIIGSVPIVVSLQQKFGQIEAGRASITAGLIMIVFLFVGNKILKFIGVDVNSFAIAGAFVIFIIALEMILGIEINKTTEAKSASIVPIAFPLVAGAGTLTTTLSLRAEFHDINIICGIILNTIFVYLVLKSAKWIEKKMGEASLAILQKVFGIILLAISIKLFTANFAQLVQNYINF from the coding sequence ATGGAGGTTTTCAACAGTTTCTCTTTTAAAGAAGTAATTACCAGTTTCATGGTACTTTTCGCGGTCATCGACATCATCGGTTCGGTTCCGATTGTGGTAAGCTTGCAACAGAAATTCGGACAAATCGAAGCCGGAAGAGCATCAATTACAGCCGGATTGATTATGATTGTTTTTCTTTTTGTAGGAAACAAGATCTTAAAATTCATCGGTGTAGATGTCAATTCATTTGCTATTGCAGGTGCTTTTGTTATTTTTATCATTGCACTTGAAATGATTTTGGGGATTGAAATCAACAAAACGACCGAAGCAAAATCAGCCTCAATTGTTCCTATTGCATTTCCTTTGGTTGCAGGTGCCGGAACTTTAACGACAACTTTATCTTTAAGAGCAGAGTTTCATGATATTAACATTATTTGTGGGATCATTCTCAATACAATTTTCGTATATTTGGTGCTGAAATCTGCGAAGTGGATCGAGAAGAAAATGGGAGAGGCGTCTTTGGCAATTCTTCAGAAAGTTTTCGGAATTATTCTACTGGCAATTTCAATTAAATTATTTACCGCAAATTTTGCGCAGCTGGTGCAGAATTATATAAATTTTTAA